A window of the Virgibacillus pantothenticus genome harbors these coding sequences:
- the hemL gene encoding glutamate-1-semialdehyde 2,1-aminomutase, whose protein sequence is MENFMKSKDAYKEAVDLMPGGVNSPVRAFKSVGMSPIFMEFGKGSKITDVDGNEYIDYVLSWGPLILGHADERVVTKLKEVTEKGTSFGAPTLLENELAQLVIDRVPSIEMVRMVNSGTEATMSALRIARGYTGRDKIVKFEGNYHGHGDSLLIKAGSGVATLGLPDSPGVPKTIAQNTITVPYNDLESVRYAFETYGDDIAAVIVEPVSGNMGVVPPKAGFLQGLREITEQNGTVLIFDEVMTGFRVGYHCAQGHFGVTPDMTCLGKVIGGGLPVGAYGGKREIMEKVAPTGSIYQAGTLSGNPLAMTAGLETLKALNESSYEAINKQVDRLVEGFTEAASKYNIPLQINRAGSMVGVFFTNEEVVNFKTAQSANLDYFAQYYRAMIEQGVFLPPSQFEGLFLSTAHTDKDIEHTIKAIHTAFASIK, encoded by the coding sequence ATGGAGAATTTTATGAAATCCAAAGATGCTTACAAAGAAGCAGTTGACTTGATGCCGGGTGGTGTTAATTCCCCAGTACGTGCATTTAAATCTGTTGGGATGTCGCCAATATTTATGGAATTTGGCAAGGGGTCTAAGATTACGGATGTGGATGGCAATGAATATATCGATTATGTTTTAAGCTGGGGTCCATTGATCTTGGGGCATGCAGATGAACGTGTTGTAACAAAGTTAAAGGAAGTAACGGAAAAAGGGACAAGCTTCGGTGCACCAACATTATTGGAAAATGAACTTGCACAACTCGTTATTGATCGTGTTCCATCGATTGAAATGGTTCGAATGGTAAATTCAGGTACCGAAGCTACGATGAGTGCATTACGGATAGCTAGAGGGTACACGGGAAGAGATAAAATAGTAAAGTTTGAAGGGAATTACCATGGTCATGGTGACTCGTTGTTAATTAAGGCGGGCTCTGGTGTTGCTACGCTCGGACTCCCAGACAGCCCAGGTGTCCCTAAAACGATTGCTCAAAACACGATAACTGTTCCATATAATGATTTAGAAAGTGTTCGTTATGCGTTTGAGACGTATGGAGATGACATTGCTGCTGTTATTGTAGAACCGGTTAGCGGTAACATGGGAGTTGTGCCACCAAAAGCAGGCTTCCTGCAAGGCTTAAGGGAAATTACGGAGCAAAACGGAACGGTACTTATTTTTGATGAAGTAATGACAGGTTTTCGTGTAGGTTATCACTGTGCGCAAGGTCACTTTGGAGTAACGCCGGATATGACATGTCTAGGAAAAGTAATTGGTGGAGGATTACCGGTTGGAGCTTATGGTGGAAAACGAGAAATTATGGAGAAAGTTGCTCCAACTGGATCCATCTATCAAGCAGGAACACTATCTGGAAATCCATTAGCAATGACGGCAGGGCTAGAGACGTTAAAAGCACTAAATGAATCGTCTTATGAAGCCATTAATAAGCAAGTAGATCGATTAGTGGAAGGATTTACCGAAGCTGCAAGCAAATATAATATACCGTTACAAATTAATCGGGCTGGTTCAATGGTAGGTGTATTCTTTACAAATGAAGAAGTGGTGAATTTTAAGACGGCGCAATCTGCAAATCTTGATTATTTTGCCCAATACTACCGAGCAATGATCGAACAAGGAGTATTTCTTCCACCTTCTCAATTTGAAGGTCTATTTCTATCCACTGCTCATACAGATAAAGATATTGAGCACACCATTAAAGCCATTCATACTGCTTTTGCGTCAATCAAGTAA
- a CDS encoding bifunctional folylpolyglutamate synthase/dihydrofolate synthase, which produces MKQIEAFFMHRSQLGIRPGLERMKQLLALLGHPESRLSAIHVAGTNGKGSTSAFLKQGLQASGYRVGAFTSPSLYGIRGYIYVDDEPISEQEFVKVWEAVYPAVQTLDQQQQHPTEFEILTAIAFFYFASHVDIAVVEAGMGGREDTTNCMNPIISIITTVAKDHTAFLGQTISEIASHKAGIIKHGTPVVIGDLQQAAKTVVLQEANKQRAPIYQLGVDFWYRRITSANLRNHMVWNARNTNPISFELSMYGEHQLANASLALTALQILKQQGFSIQSDKLQDAFFSVQLEGRFEVVSQQPFIIVDGAHNPAGIHAFMETLENNFPHQERQLLFAAFKDKAIDDMLAELKSGFQKIQLTTFDHPRAAGISDLKQHQNTSIEFVNSWEQAICEMDNPEIIYYVTGSLYFISIVRSYMLKKKR; this is translated from the coding sequence ATGAAGCAAATAGAAGCTTTTTTCATGCATCGAAGTCAGCTTGGAATCAGACCAGGATTAGAGCGAATGAAGCAGCTACTCGCGTTACTTGGTCATCCTGAAAGCCGGCTATCAGCGATCCATGTTGCAGGCACCAATGGGAAGGGTTCTACTTCTGCATTTTTGAAACAAGGGTTGCAAGCGAGCGGTTATCGAGTAGGCGCGTTCACTTCCCCAAGCTTATACGGAATACGTGGGTATATTTATGTGGATGATGAACCAATTTCCGAGCAAGAGTTTGTGAAAGTGTGGGAAGCTGTCTATCCTGCTGTACAGACGTTAGATCAACAGCAGCAACATCCAACGGAGTTCGAAATTCTGACTGCCATTGCCTTTTTCTATTTTGCCAGTCATGTTGACATTGCGGTTGTAGAAGCTGGCATGGGTGGAAGAGAAGATACAACAAACTGTATGAATCCGATAATATCTATTATTACAACTGTTGCTAAAGATCATACAGCGTTTCTTGGACAGACTATATCTGAGATCGCCTCACATAAAGCTGGTATTATTAAACATGGGACTCCTGTAGTTATTGGGGATTTACAGCAAGCAGCGAAAACAGTCGTGCTTCAAGAAGCAAACAAGCAACGAGCTCCTATCTATCAACTAGGAGTTGATTTTTGGTATCGTCGTATCACATCGGCTAATTTACGGAATCATATGGTATGGAACGCACGGAATACAAATCCGATTTCATTCGAGCTTTCCATGTATGGCGAACATCAATTAGCAAATGCTTCTTTGGCATTGACGGCCTTACAAATATTAAAACAACAAGGATTTTCTATCCAATCCGATAAGTTGCAAGATGCTTTTTTTAGTGTTCAGTTAGAAGGGAGATTTGAGGTAGTGTCACAACAGCCCTTCATTATCGTTGATGGCGCCCATAACCCAGCGGGGATACATGCATTTATGGAAACATTGGAAAATAATTTTCCACATCAAGAGCGACAGCTGTTATTTGCGGCTTTTAAAGATAAAGCAATAGATGATATGCTGGCTGAATTAAAGAGCGGGTTTCAAAAAATACAGTTAACAACTTTTGACCATCCTAGGGCAGCAGGTATATCTGATTTGAAACAGCACCAAAACACTTCGATTGAATTCGTTAATTCCTGGGAACAAGCAATATGTGAGATGGACAACCCGGAAATAATTTATTATGTTACAGGTTCACTTTATTTTATTTCCATCGTCCGATCTTACATGCTGAAAAAGAAGCGTTAA
- the hemB gene encoding porphobilinogen synthase: MTNLPTFDRHRRLRHTSAIRDLVRETHLHIADLVYPMFVVEGEKIKQEVPSMPGVYQLSIDLLTEEIDELDQLGIQAVILFGVPNEKDAEGTGAFSDNGIVQQATRVIKAQKPSMLVIADTCLCEYTSHGHCGVIHEHDVDNDASLELLAKTAVSQVKAGADIIAPSNMMDGFVTAIRSALDVAGFTQIPIMSYAVKYASSFYGPFRDAADSTPQFGDRKTYQMDPANRLEALREAKSDVAEGADFLIVKPALSYLDIVRDVRNNFDLPIVAYNVSGEYAMVKAAAQNGWIDEKALVMEKLLSMKRAGADLIITYFAKDAAKWLATTK; the protein is encoded by the coding sequence ATGACAAACTTACCGACTTTTGACCGACACCGTAGATTAAGACACACATCAGCGATCAGGGATTTAGTAAGAGAAACCCACTTGCATATAGCTGATTTAGTGTATCCAATGTTTGTAGTGGAAGGAGAAAAGATCAAACAGGAAGTTCCTTCTATGCCTGGTGTATACCAGCTATCCATTGATTTACTAACTGAAGAGATAGATGAGCTTGACCAGCTTGGCATTCAGGCAGTTATTTTGTTTGGTGTGCCAAACGAAAAGGATGCAGAAGGCACTGGGGCGTTTAGTGATAATGGAATCGTACAACAGGCAACGAGGGTAATTAAAGCACAGAAACCATCGATGCTTGTGATCGCAGATACTTGTTTATGCGAGTATACGTCACATGGACATTGCGGTGTTATACATGAACATGATGTAGACAACGATGCATCATTGGAATTACTTGCTAAAACTGCTGTTTCACAAGTAAAAGCGGGTGCAGATATTATTGCTCCTTCTAACATGATGGACGGGTTCGTGACAGCTATTCGCTCTGCCTTGGACGTAGCGGGTTTTACGCAAATTCCAATTATGTCGTATGCGGTTAAATACGCCTCCTCATTTTATGGCCCATTTCGAGACGCGGCGGATAGCACACCACAATTTGGAGACCGAAAAACATATCAAATGGACCCTGCTAATCGATTAGAAGCACTTCGAGAAGCAAAATCAGATGTTGCCGAGGGTGCAGACTTTTTAATTGTTAAGCCCGCCCTTAGCTATTTAGATATTGTACGTGACGTAAGAAATAACTTTGATCTACCTATTGTCGCTTATAATGTAAGTGGAGAGTATGCTATGGTAAAAGCAGCAGCACAAAATGGCTGGATTGATGAGAAGGCACTAGTGATGGAAAAGCTGCTTTCCATGAAACGTGCTGGAGCTGATTTGATTATAACCTATTTTGCAAAAGATGCCGCAAAATGGTTAGCTACTACAAAGTAG
- a CDS encoding ATP-grasp domain-containing protein, whose amino-acid sequence MHANGWIIYNDSLPGNKFIDFAQWLANAAIRKGNQVKIISNSDLLSFLSHEELTLFTKERPLSLPNYVVFTDKDIYLARQLELLGVRVFNSSEAIRISDDKIATYQQLAMAKLPIPDTIIYPKTFAPQPVKHRILNEAIGKLGFPMIVKEAFGSFGEQVYLVRNEHDLIENINNLGTKAFVLQAFIASSYGVDLRLHVVGNQVVAAMKRQSANDFRANITAGGTMEAYQPSEAERNLAIAATRSIGADFAGVDLLIGADQSPIVCEINSNAHIHNMYDATGINVADFIIDYILRETEGVANV is encoded by the coding sequence ATGCACGCAAACGGCTGGATTATTTATAATGATAGTTTACCAGGTAATAAATTTATTGATTTTGCACAATGGTTGGCAAATGCTGCTATTCGCAAAGGAAATCAAGTGAAAATCATATCAAACAGCGATCTTTTATCATTTTTGTCGCACGAAGAACTAACCCTTTTCACTAAAGAGCGACCACTTTCTTTGCCAAACTATGTTGTATTTACAGATAAGGATATTTATTTAGCGAGACAGCTAGAATTACTCGGAGTTAGGGTGTTTAACTCTTCGGAAGCAATCCGTATTAGTGACGACAAAATAGCAACGTATCAGCAATTAGCAATGGCGAAACTTCCTATCCCAGACACCATTATTTACCCTAAAACCTTCGCCCCTCAACCGGTGAAACATCGGATATTAAACGAAGCAATCGGCAAATTAGGTTTTCCGATGATCGTAAAAGAAGCATTTGGCTCTTTTGGGGAACAAGTATACCTTGTCCGCAATGAGCATGACTTAATCGAGAACATCAATAACCTAGGAACGAAGGCTTTTGTTTTGCAAGCATTTATCGCTTCCAGCTACGGCGTAGATTTACGCCTGCATGTGGTTGGAAATCAGGTCGTTGCAGCGATGAAAAGGCAATCAGCGAATGATTTTAGAGCAAATATTACCGCTGGAGGTACCATGGAAGCATATCAACCATCAGAAGCCGAACGGAACCTGGCTATTGCTGCAACTAGGTCCATTGGTGCTGACTTTGCTGGTGTTGACCTGTTAATAGGTGCTGACCAGTCGCCCATTGTATGTGAAATTAATTCCAACGCCCATATTCACAACATGTATGATGCTACTGGAATTAATGTTGCTGATTTTATCATAGACTATATTTTAAGAGAGACTGAAGGGGTAGCAAATGTATAA
- a CDS encoding LysM peptidoglycan-binding domain-containing protein, with protein sequence MTNKESVFQFELNETLYFEKGQEVNEMRGVSLEPDISIHSFHDYISIRGVIELKGEYEKSSHNDFYSDLELNEMASKRYVEVVEEENEDGLCIFSHRFPVEISVPANRIADLNDISVYIQTFDYEIPDPTLFRLYSTIEIHGIQQEERMVPTEQQEVDEEQSEDEFDVATAEADSDFREENVDHFQFELQQSELDHKSEEIEDNQSLPFLDDPNQEVLDEERLEVSEETEKVLDEEQLEVSKETEKTLRVEEINKAEDQEELAEGPASTEDTNEEIDETGRWKYKETKTLKEFFGTEAKENDDLDEEEMEEDEDYEWTEEEYEQEDAETSPEVNQNSDDRRNHEGVKDVSYLADMFSGKEENSYTSMRLCIVQEQDTIDSIAERYQVSALQLIKQNRLDDDYDVTEGQLLYIPQKKKQ encoded by the coding sequence ATGACAAATAAGGAGTCCGTATTTCAGTTTGAACTGAATGAAACGCTCTACTTTGAAAAAGGACAGGAAGTGAATGAAATGAGAGGGGTTTCTTTGGAACCAGATATCTCTATTCATTCATTTCACGATTATATTTCGATTCGAGGAGTTATTGAGTTAAAAGGAGAGTATGAAAAGAGCAGTCACAACGATTTTTACAGTGATTTAGAATTAAATGAGATGGCTTCAAAACGATATGTTGAAGTAGTTGAAGAAGAAAACGAAGATGGCTTATGTATATTCTCCCACCGCTTTCCAGTAGAAATCTCTGTACCTGCAAACCGTATAGCAGATTTAAACGATATAAGCGTTTATATTCAAACCTTTGATTATGAAATCCCCGACCCAACATTATTCCGCTTATATTCTACAATAGAAATCCATGGTATCCAACAGGAAGAGCGTATGGTTCCAACTGAGCAACAGGAAGTGGATGAGGAACAATCGGAGGACGAATTCGATGTTGCAACAGCAGAAGCGGACAGTGATTTCCGTGAAGAAAACGTGGATCATTTTCAGTTTGAACTTCAACAGTCGGAGTTAGATCATAAAAGTGAAGAGATAGAAGATAATCAGTCATTGCCATTTCTCGATGATCCGAATCAGGAAGTACTGGATGAGGAGCGATTGGAAGTAAGCGAGGAAACAGAAAAAGTACTGGATGAGGAACAATTGGAAGTAAGCAAAGAAACAGAAAAAACACTAAGAGTAGAAGAAATAAATAAGGCGGAAGATCAGGAGGAGTTGGCAGAGGGACCTGCATCCACAGAGGATACCAATGAGGAAATAGATGAAACTGGAAGATGGAAGTATAAAGAAACAAAAACATTAAAGGAATTTTTTGGCACAGAGGCTAAGGAAAACGATGATTTGGATGAAGAAGAAATGGAAGAGGATGAAGATTATGAATGGACAGAGGAGGAATATGAGCAGGAGGACGCTGAGACTTCCCCTGAAGTAAATCAAAATAGTGATGATCGGCGTAATCATGAAGGTGTTAAGGATGTTAGCTATTTAGCTGATATGTTTAGTGGTAAAGAAGAAAATAGCTATACAAGTATGCGCTTATGTATCGTACAGGAACAGGATACGATTGACTCGATTGCGGAAAGGTATCAAGTTTCAGCATTACAATTAATTAAACAGAATCGTTTAGATGACGATTATGATGTTACAGAAGGACAATTACTATACATTCCGCAAAAGAAGAAACAATGA
- a CDS encoding uroporphyrinogen-III synthase, translating to MCLPLLGKRILITREQRKAAKFAQKIKGLGGEPVEIPLIYITCIRPPNHDVIQQLMKYQWIFFTSGNGVACFFQLLKHECIPLEHLAKLNIAVVGRKTETKLIELTGRSADFIPSSFDADTMADEFLTQYPDANEFLLVRGNLSRDVLPERFEKRKKTYTNLEVYETHKNEQMQLLLQTTLAKTVIDYITFTSPSTVEAFAHMTTARKVAPCICIGTTTEQRAKELGFSPILTAKEFTVDGMIECIKQDVTNQRKEETE from the coding sequence ATGTGCTTACCACTGCTTGGAAAACGAATTTTAATCACTCGTGAACAAAGAAAAGCAGCTAAGTTTGCACAAAAAATAAAAGGTTTAGGGGGCGAACCTGTAGAAATCCCCCTTATTTATATTACTTGTATACGCCCTCCAAATCATGATGTTATCCAACAATTAATGAAGTATCAATGGATTTTTTTTACGAGTGGAAATGGAGTAGCCTGCTTTTTTCAGCTATTAAAGCATGAATGCATTCCTCTAGAGCATCTAGCAAAACTTAACATTGCAGTAGTAGGGCGCAAAACAGAAACTAAACTCATCGAGCTAACAGGTCGTTCGGCTGATTTTATACCAAGCTCTTTTGATGCAGATACGATGGCCGATGAATTTTTAACTCAATATCCTGATGCCAATGAATTCCTGCTCGTTCGTGGGAATCTTTCTCGCGATGTTCTACCAGAGCGGTTCGAGAAGAGAAAGAAAACATATACAAACCTTGAAGTCTATGAAACGCATAAAAATGAACAAATGCAATTACTTTTACAAACCACCTTAGCAAAAACGGTCATCGATTATATTACGTTCACAAGTCCTTCTACGGTGGAAGCATTTGCTCATATGACTACTGCTAGAAAGGTAGCGCCATGCATTTGTATTGGTACAACGACCGAGCAGCGAGCCAAAGAATTAGGATTTAGCCCTATTTTAACAGCCAAAGAATTTACAGTAGATGGTATGATTGAATGTATAAAGCAAGATGTTACGAATCAAAGAAAGGAAGAGACAGAATGA
- a CDS encoding ATP-grasp domain-containing protein, with protein sequence MYNGWLIYSNEDIQANKAYIDWFIEEAALQSIQLELVRREDLMIGIHDKQQAVLRNGKAQAMPDFAVVRTIDPMLSLHLESCKILVFNNSRIATICNNKALTHHAVHQLQIPMVDTYYSKASILGTTPPLPFPFVIKDVAGRGGKQVYLITSEKEYKTCIQKLQRQEVIIQTCPVKPGKDLRVFVVGKKIVASVLRESDTDFRANYKLGGNARLYRLNEQEKNSIQTIVNAFDFGMVGIDFLISEQGELLFNEIEDVVGSRTLSAVSNENILRLYVEHINKQIQLKPHR encoded by the coding sequence ATGTATAATGGCTGGCTTATTTATAGTAATGAAGATATACAAGCAAACAAAGCTTATATTGATTGGTTTATCGAAGAAGCAGCACTGCAGTCTATCCAATTAGAGCTTGTACGTCGAGAGGATTTAATGATCGGTATTCACGATAAACAACAAGCTGTATTGAGAAATGGAAAAGCGCAAGCTATGCCCGATTTTGCAGTTGTTCGCACAATAGACCCTATGCTTAGCCTTCATTTAGAAAGCTGCAAAATTCTCGTTTTCAACAATTCCCGTATCGCAACTATTTGTAATAACAAAGCGTTGACACACCATGCTGTACATCAACTGCAAATACCAATGGTTGATACGTACTATAGTAAAGCTTCTATTTTGGGAACAACACCTCCTCTACCCTTTCCTTTTGTCATAAAGGACGTCGCAGGAAGAGGGGGCAAACAAGTTTACCTCATAACTAGCGAAAAGGAATATAAAACATGTATACAAAAACTACAAAGACAAGAAGTTATTATCCAAACATGCCCTGTAAAGCCAGGAAAAGACTTGCGTGTCTTTGTTGTTGGAAAAAAGATCGTCGCTTCAGTACTTAGAGAAAGCGATACTGATTTCCGAGCGAACTATAAGCTCGGTGGAAACGCGCGTTTATACAGGTTAAACGAGCAAGAAAAAAATAGCATCCAAACCATCGTTAACGCTTTCGATTTCGGTATGGTTGGTATTGATTTTCTTATTAGTGAGCAAGGAGAATTATTATTTAATGAAATTGAAGATGTCGTCGGGTCTCGCACACTAAGTGCTGTTAGCAATGAAAATATCCTTCGTTTATACGTGGAGCATATAAACAAACAAATACAACTTAAACCGCATCGATAA
- a CDS encoding valine--tRNA ligase → MHEQESKPSLSAKYNPQEVEKGRYQFWLEGDYFKAQNDPEKEPYSIVIPPPNVTGRLHLGHAWDTTMQDTISRMKRMQGYDVLWLPGMDHAGIATQAKVEAKLKEQGTNRYELGRERFLEKAWEWKEEYASFIRSQWEKLGLSLDYSRERFTLDEGLSDAVKEVFVKLYEQGLIYRGEYIINWDPETKTALSDIEVIYEEVQGKFYHMRYPLKDSDETIEIATTRPETMLGDTAIAVHPDDERYAHLIGKKAILPIIGRELPIVADEYVDMEFGSGAVKITPAHDPNDFEVGNRHSLERVLVMHEDGTMNENAGVYEGLDRFACRKQIVDDLKAQGVLFKIEDHVHQVGHSERSGAVVEPYLSTQWFVKMKPLADAAIDLQASEDKVNFVPQRFERTYLNWMENIRDWCISRQLWWGHRIPAWYHKQTNEIYVGKEAPEDIENWEQDEDVLDTWFSSALWPFSTMGWPDPEAEDYQRYFPTGVLVTGYDIIFFWVSRMIFQSKHFTNQKPFDDVLIHGLIRDAEGRKMSKSLGNGVDPMDVIDKYGADSLRYFLLTGSTPGQDLRFYWEKVEATWNFANKVWNASRFSLMNLEGFSYEDIDLTGKKSLADKWILTRLNETIEHVTRNNDKYEFGEAGRHLYNFIWDELCDWYIEMAKLPLYGDDEAEKQTTRSVLVYVLDQTMRMLHPFMPFITEEIWQQLPHQGESITVAKWPEQRPEFHDEQAASEMKRLVAIIKAVRNIRAEVDTPMSKQVKLLIQAENEAIVKELEEERHYLERFCNTSELIIARQIKAPEKAMSAVVTGVELFLPLEGLIDFDKEIARLEKELTKWTKEVERVQKKLANQGFINKAPQAVVDEEKQKEKDYLDKQAKVQARLNELNQ, encoded by the coding sequence ATGCATGAACAAGAATCGAAGCCTTCGCTTTCTGCTAAGTATAATCCACAGGAAGTAGAAAAGGGCCGCTATCAATTTTGGTTGGAAGGGGATTATTTTAAAGCTCAGAATGACCCGGAAAAGGAACCCTATTCCATTGTAATTCCACCCCCAAATGTAACGGGTCGTTTACATTTAGGTCATGCTTGGGATACGACAATGCAGGATACGATCTCGAGAATGAAACGCATGCAGGGATATGATGTGTTATGGCTTCCTGGTATGGATCATGCCGGTATTGCTACGCAAGCAAAAGTCGAAGCAAAATTGAAAGAGCAGGGTACTAACCGTTATGAGCTAGGAAGAGAAAGGTTTCTTGAAAAAGCATGGGAATGGAAAGAAGAGTACGCAAGCTTTATTCGTTCCCAGTGGGAAAAATTGGGGCTTAGCTTAGATTATTCACGGGAACGATTCACTCTTGATGAAGGGCTATCTGACGCGGTAAAAGAAGTATTTGTTAAATTATATGAACAAGGTTTAATTTATCGTGGGGAATATATTATCAATTGGGACCCAGAAACAAAAACAGCTCTATCAGATATAGAAGTAATTTATGAGGAAGTGCAAGGGAAATTTTACCACATGCGCTATCCGCTTAAAGATAGTGACGAGACAATTGAAATTGCGACAACTCGTCCAGAGACGATGTTAGGAGATACGGCAATTGCTGTTCATCCAGATGATGAACGATATGCGCATTTAATAGGAAAAAAAGCAATTCTGCCAATCATCGGTCGTGAACTACCAATCGTTGCGGATGAATATGTAGATATGGAGTTTGGTTCCGGGGCTGTAAAGATTACCCCTGCGCATGACCCGAACGATTTTGAAGTTGGTAATAGACACAGCTTAGAACGGGTTTTGGTTATGCATGAGGACGGAACAATGAACGAAAACGCAGGGGTTTATGAAGGTCTAGATCGGTTTGCGTGCCGAAAACAAATTGTTGATGATTTAAAAGCGCAAGGTGTACTCTTTAAGATAGAAGATCATGTTCATCAAGTTGGCCACTCGGAAAGAAGCGGCGCTGTAGTTGAGCCATATCTATCTACCCAATGGTTTGTGAAAATGAAGCCACTTGCAGACGCTGCGATTGATTTGCAAGCATCTGAAGACAAGGTAAACTTTGTTCCTCAACGTTTTGAAAGAACGTATTTAAATTGGATGGAAAATATTCGTGATTGGTGTATTTCTCGTCAGTTATGGTGGGGGCACCGAATTCCGGCTTGGTATCATAAGCAAACGAATGAAATTTATGTTGGCAAAGAAGCGCCAGAGGACATCGAAAATTGGGAGCAAGATGAAGATGTGTTAGATACGTGGTTCTCGTCAGCTTTATGGCCATTTTCAACGATGGGATGGCCAGATCCGGAGGCGGAAGATTATCAGCGTTATTTTCCAACTGGAGTGCTCGTAACGGGTTATGATATCATTTTCTTCTGGGTTTCACGAATGATTTTCCAATCCAAACATTTTACCAATCAAAAACCATTTGACGATGTATTAATACATGGATTGATTCGTGATGCCGAAGGAAGGAAAATGAGCAAATCGTTAGGAAATGGCGTTGACCCAATGGATGTGATTGATAAATATGGTGCGGATTCGTTACGCTATTTTCTACTCACCGGTTCAACCCCAGGGCAAGATTTACGCTTTTATTGGGAAAAGGTGGAAGCGACTTGGAATTTTGCCAATAAAGTGTGGAATGCATCTCGCTTCTCGTTAATGAACTTAGAAGGCTTTTCCTATGAAGATATCGACTTGACAGGAAAGAAGTCACTTGCCGACAAATGGATCTTAACTCGCTTAAATGAGACGATTGAGCATGTAACAAGAAATAATGATAAATATGAATTTGGCGAAGCAGGGCGTCATTTGTATAACTTTATTTGGGATGAACTATGCGACTGGTATATTGAAATGGCTAAGCTACCGTTATATGGAGACGATGAGGCGGAAAAACAAACCACTCGTTCTGTGCTCGTTTATGTCCTAGATCAAACAATGCGTATGCTTCATCCATTTATGCCGTTCATTACTGAAGAAATATGGCAGCAGTTACCGCATCAAGGAGAGTCCATTACGGTGGCAAAATGGCCGGAACAAAGACCTGAATTTCATGATGAACAGGCAGCAAGTGAAATGAAACGACTTGTAGCAATTATCAAAGCTGTCCGCAATATCCGTGCAGAAGTAGATACGCCGATGTCCAAGCAAGTGAAACTATTGATTCAAGCAGAGAATGAAGCAATTGTTAAAGAATTAGAGGAAGAGCGTCATTATCTGGAACGTTTTTGTAATACGAGTGAATTAATCATCGCTCGGCAAATTAAAGCCCCTGAAAAAGCGATGTCTGCAGTGGTGACGGGAGTAGAACTATTTTTGCCATTGGAAGGATTAATTGATTTTGACAAGGAAATTGCCCGTTTGGAAAAAGAATTAACCAAATGGACAAAAGAAGTAGAACGTGTTCAGAAGAAGCTTGCAAATCAAGGGTTTATCAATAAAGCCCCACAGGCTGTGGTTGATGAAGAAAAACAAAAGGAAAAAGATTATTTGGATAAACAAGCTAAAGTTCAAGCGAGACTGAATGAATTAAACCAGTAA